From a region of the Leptospira kmetyi serovar Malaysia str. Bejo-Iso9 genome:
- the rpsO gene encoding 30S ribosomal protein S15 codes for MIATEQKKQIISNFARKAGDTGSTEVQVALIDARIKELNEHFKSHKKDFHSKTGLLRLVSKRKKLLDYLKRTELDRYKKLIETLGLRK; via the coding sequence ATGATAGCTACTGAACAGAAAAAACAAATTATCAGTAATTTTGCCCGCAAAGCGGGAGACACCGGTTCTACCGAAGTGCAAGTCGCTCTGATTGATGCGAGAATCAAAGAACTCAATGAACATTTCAAGTCCCACAAGAAGGATTTTCATTCTAAGACCGGTCTTTTAAGACTCGTAAGCAAAAGAAAGAAACTTCTGGATTATCTCAAAAGAACCGAACTTGACCGTTATAAAAAGCTGATCGAAACTCTCGGACTTCGTAAGTAA
- the truB gene encoding tRNA pseudouridine(55) synthase TruB gives MNHSGLPENPQIRTESGFLLIHKPEGMTSSDLVVTARKKLRFKKIGHTGTLDRAASGLMILPVGSCTSFSSVFLEKEKSYEAWVKPGESTDSGDKEGEILESLPKEQTETWFAQHQKKLKDLFQEVPTWDSQEAPDISALKVNGRRRSDLFREGVALVPAVRKIKVYQYELGEFSPESIFFKIRVSAGTYIRKIVMDISDRAGFPLRLERLVRTSIGKLNLSQADSYENLLEGKVTIHPPESILEFPTVEIPGTEVRGVLNGRKTKLEWIPGTEFLLVSPEGEILAWCKKEEHGIHELDYKYLRVFPKN, from the coding sequence ATGAATCACTCAGGCTTACCAGAAAACCCACAAATCCGGACTGAGTCCGGATTCTTACTGATCCACAAACCGGAAGGAATGACCTCTTCGGATCTTGTGGTCACCGCCCGTAAAAAACTCAGATTCAAAAAGATCGGACATACCGGGACCTTGGATCGGGCCGCGAGCGGGCTTATGATTCTTCCCGTGGGAAGTTGTACGAGCTTTTCCAGCGTATTCTTGGAAAAAGAAAAATCCTACGAGGCTTGGGTAAAACCGGGAGAATCCACGGATTCCGGCGATAAAGAAGGGGAGATTTTAGAATCTCTTCCCAAAGAACAAACGGAAACGTGGTTCGCACAACATCAGAAAAAACTAAAGGACCTGTTTCAAGAGGTTCCTACTTGGGATTCTCAGGAAGCCCCGGACATTTCCGCGCTCAAGGTAAACGGAAGAAGAAGATCGGATCTTTTTCGAGAAGGGGTCGCGCTTGTTCCTGCGGTTCGAAAAATCAAAGTATATCAATATGAATTGGGAGAATTCTCCCCCGAATCGATCTTCTTTAAGATCCGAGTTTCCGCGGGAACGTATATCCGAAAGATCGTAATGGATATATCCGATCGCGCCGGCTTTCCTCTTCGTCTGGAACGATTGGTCCGCACGAGCATCGGAAAGTTGAATCTGAGCCAAGCCGATTCATACGAGAATCTTTTGGAGGGAAAGGTTACGATTCATCCTCCCGAGTCGATTTTGGAATTCCCGACCGTGGAAATTCCGGGTACGGAAGTTCGCGGCGTTTTAAATGGAAGAAAAACGAAGTTGGAATGGATTCCCGGAACCGAGTTTCTTTTGGTTTCGCCGGAAGGAGAGATTCTCGCTTGGTGTAAAAAGGAAGAACACGGGATTCACGAGTTAGATTATAAATATTTAAGAGTCTTTCCTAAAAATTAG
- the rbfA gene encoding 30S ribosome-binding factor RbfA, which yields MNPIRRRKIEAEAVRTVAMMILSGKVKDPRVHMVSVHRAEISDDGKNMRVFVTAICTDKKKLKVLSGLNSASGLFQTTLSGKLGLRITPRMQFLWDEEYIQSLDESLRLTRKPTNPD from the coding sequence GTGAATCCGATCCGAAGAAGAAAAATCGAAGCGGAAGCGGTTCGCACCGTTGCGATGATGATCCTATCGGGAAAGGTAAAGGATCCGAGAGTTCATATGGTTTCCGTTCATCGCGCCGAAATATCGGACGACGGAAAGAATATGAGGGTATTCGTAACCGCGATCTGCACGGATAAAAAGAAATTAAAAGTATTGTCCGGACTCAACAGCGCGTCGGGTTTATTCCAGACGACGTTGTCCGGAAAGTTGGGACTTAGAATCACACCTAGAATGCAATTCCTCTGGGATGAGGAATATATTCAGAGTTTGGATGAATCACTCAGGCTTACCAGAAAACCCACAAATCCGGACTGA
- the infB gene encoding translation initiation factor IF-2, with protein MEDKNKTIKETLQGAADAGKRKKLIIKKKGDETPSPSPSASPKKEAAADSAPAKPVTPLPPRGDSGQSPIVRPAPSAQREVKKEEPQRRQDSPPGGSTNRPPRDRDSQGQGGDSSYPASRSPFQKEDSNIIVSRPTQRPPGQSSGYQGNRGPGQGGGGYQGNRGPGQGGGGYQGNRGPGQGGGGYQGNRGPGQGGGGYQGNRGPGQGAPGGNRFGGGPGSRPGGPGGRPMPITSAEVELSQARGAAGASKKKGHDKEKTSSDKRDFSGAENTKFFKQRFKKTKVAGVSGISVPKEITVLENVQVGELAKKMNLKPGDVIGKLMKMGMMVTINNIIDAETAALLADEYGCKVKVVSLYEETIIEEEKDNEEDYITRPPVVTIMGHVDHGKTKLLDTIRRSSVIDTESGGITQHIGAYQVRTARGLITFLDTPGHEAFTSMRARGAKVTDIVILVVAADDGVMPQTLEAISHAKAAEVPIIVAINKIDLPTANPDKIMQELANHGLQSEEWGGQTMYVKISARENIGIDKLLEMILLQAEVMDLKSNPHRRAKGTIIEAKLDPGRGSVATVLIQNGTLRVGDPFVAGVFSGRVRAMYNDLGQLIEEAGPAFPAQVTGIDGVPDAGAPFDAMADEKEARNISQHRIEFERIGNAGAAAGTSSKVTLENMNEFIKQGALKELKVIIKADVRGSAEAIKESLEKLSTPEVKLNVIQSGAGAIVDMDVMLASASNALIIGFHVRANPKTIALAEKEQVQIKYYNIIYQVVDEIKLAMEGLLEPEKIEEVIGSAEIREIFKVSKVGNIAGCMVTSGRIQKSANVRVISDGVTKFDGKLKSLKRVKDDVNDVVSGFECGIQVDGFNDFKVGDIIEAYNVTVIKRKLE; from the coding sequence ATGGAAGATAAAAATAAGACGATCAAGGAAACGCTCCAGGGCGCGGCTGATGCGGGAAAACGCAAAAAGCTGATCATTAAGAAGAAAGGGGACGAAACTCCGTCTCCTTCTCCCTCTGCATCTCCTAAAAAAGAAGCGGCCGCCGATTCTGCTCCTGCAAAACCGGTTACCCCTTTGCCTCCAAGAGGCGATTCCGGTCAGTCGCCGATCGTCCGTCCAGCTCCTTCCGCACAAAGGGAAGTGAAAAAGGAAGAACCGCAAAGAAGACAGGATTCTCCTCCTGGCGGTTCGACGAACAGACCTCCAAGAGACAGAGATTCACAAGGACAAGGCGGAGATTCTTCCTATCCGGCTTCTCGTTCTCCGTTTCAAAAAGAAGATTCTAATATCATCGTATCGAGACCGACCCAAAGACCTCCCGGCCAAAGCAGTGGTTATCAAGGCAATCGTGGACCGGGTCAAGGCGGCGGCGGTTACCAAGGCAATCGCGGACCGGGACAAGGCGGCGGCGGTTATCAAGGCAATCGTGGACCGGGACAAGGCGGCGGCGGTTATCAAGGCAATCGTGGACCGGGACAAGGTGGCGGCGGTTACCAAGGCAATCGCGGACCAGGACAAGGTGCTCCTGGTGGAAACCGTTTCGGCGGCGGTCCGGGAAGTCGTCCCGGTGGACCGGGCGGACGTCCTATGCCGATTACTTCTGCGGAAGTCGAACTTTCTCAAGCGAGAGGCGCGGCGGGCGCGAGCAAAAAGAAAGGCCACGACAAGGAAAAAACATCCTCCGATAAGAGGGATTTTTCCGGCGCGGAAAACACGAAATTTTTCAAACAAAGATTCAAGAAGACGAAGGTCGCCGGAGTTTCCGGAATCTCCGTTCCGAAAGAAATTACCGTATTAGAAAACGTGCAAGTGGGCGAACTCGCCAAAAAGATGAACCTCAAGCCGGGGGACGTCATCGGAAAACTCATGAAGATGGGAATGATGGTGACGATCAACAACATCATCGACGCGGAAACCGCGGCGCTTCTTGCGGACGAATACGGTTGTAAGGTAAAAGTCGTTTCCCTCTACGAAGAAACCATCATCGAAGAGGAAAAGGACAACGAAGAAGATTATATCACTCGTCCTCCCGTCGTTACGATCATGGGTCACGTCGACCACGGTAAAACGAAACTTCTCGATACGATTCGTAGAAGTTCCGTAATCGATACGGAATCGGGCGGAATCACACAGCATATCGGTGCGTATCAGGTAAGAACCGCTCGCGGTCTGATTACCTTCTTGGATACCCCGGGTCACGAAGCGTTTACTTCGATGAGAGCCCGCGGAGCGAAAGTTACGGATATCGTAATTCTCGTGGTTGCGGCGGACGACGGCGTAATGCCTCAAACTCTCGAAGCGATCAGCCACGCGAAAGCGGCGGAAGTTCCGATCATCGTTGCGATCAACAAGATCGATCTTCCTACCGCGAATCCGGATAAGATCATGCAGGAACTCGCAAACCACGGTCTTCAATCGGAAGAATGGGGCGGGCAGACCATGTATGTAAAGATCTCCGCGCGTGAAAATATCGGAATTGATAAACTTTTGGAAATGATTCTCCTCCAAGCGGAAGTGATGGATCTCAAATCCAATCCGCATAGAAGAGCGAAAGGAACCATCATCGAAGCGAAACTGGATCCGGGTCGCGGTTCGGTGGCTACCGTTCTGATCCAAAACGGAACCCTTCGTGTGGGAGATCCGTTCGTTGCGGGAGTTTTCTCCGGCCGCGTAAGGGCGATGTACAACGATCTTGGACAACTGATCGAAGAAGCGGGACCTGCGTTCCCGGCTCAGGTGACCGGTATCGACGGAGTTCCCGATGCGGGCGCGCCGTTCGACGCGATGGCGGATGAAAAAGAAGCCAGAAATATTTCTCAACACAGAATCGAGTTTGAAAGAATCGGAAACGCGGGAGCCGCGGCCGGAACTTCTTCCAAAGTAACCCTTGAAAACATGAACGAGTTCATCAAACAAGGAGCTTTGAAGGAACTCAAGGTCATCATCAAGGCGGACGTTCGCGGTTCTGCGGAAGCGATCAAAGAATCTCTCGAAAAACTTTCCACACCGGAAGTGAAGCTGAACGTAATCCAATCCGGCGCGGGCGCCATCGTGGATATGGACGTTATGCTCGCTTCGGCTTCGAACGCGCTCATCATCGGTTTCCACGTTCGTGCGAATCCGAAGACGATCGCTCTTGCGGAAAAAGAACAGGTTCAGATCAAGTATTACAATATCATCTATCAAGTCGTGGACGAGATCAAACTCGCGATGGAAGGACTTCTCGAACCTGAAAAGATCGAAGAAGTTATCGGAAGCGCGGAGATCCGCGAAATCTTCAAAGTATCCAAGGTCGGAAACATCGCCGGTTGTATGGTTACTTCGGGAAGAATTCAGAAGTCCGCGAATGTCCGCGTAATCAGCGACGGAGTCACGAAGTTCGACGGGAAACTGAAATCCCTCAAACGGGTCAAAGACGACGTCAACGATGTGGTTTCCGGTTTCGAATGCGGTATTCAAGTGGACGGATTCAACGATTTCAAAGTCGGCGATATCATCGAAGCTTACAACGTAACCGTAATTAAGCGGAAACTTGAGTAG
- the nusA gene encoding transcription termination factor NusA: MAVKKTQSEGNLLEAIQQFCADKSLDREAVMGVIRDSLITAYKKKSGLEGLEESLESETSSPVTVEFASGKDSVVIAIAKKVVDGTPSSALEISLEDAKAIDASAEVGSVVSFREKPVELSRIISSQAKQMVFQRLKDMEKELLYNEYKAKEGELTHGYFQRWKKDAMSIDLGKVEGIMPRREQNPGEKYHSGDRLKAIIQRVELRPREPIPVITLSRASADFVRKLFEMEIPEIYDGLVEIINVARQPSIRTKVVVRATRGDIDPVGACVGMKGVRIQSIVRELGNERIDIVEASDDAAEFIANAISPAKPVEVKVDGSGREAMVVVPDDQLSLAIGINGSNVKLASQLAGYKIDIKTVAQYNAELASPEARERLERLFYTPSEEAKVQVEQEEEDEGLTPLEDLPGLSARIVGILKSEGIKDLETLIEYSQDDLAKLQGIGHTTAGQILKLLRESVEWVEDN; the protein is encoded by the coding sequence ATGGCAGTTAAGAAGACACAATCGGAAGGAAATCTGTTGGAAGCGATCCAACAATTTTGCGCGGACAAGTCCCTCGATCGGGAAGCCGTTATGGGAGTCATTCGTGATTCTCTCATAACCGCGTACAAAAAGAAGTCCGGCCTGGAAGGTTTGGAAGAATCTTTAGAATCGGAAACATCTTCTCCGGTTACCGTAGAGTTTGCGTCTGGTAAAGACAGCGTAGTTATAGCAATTGCAAAAAAAGTGGTGGATGGAACTCCTTCCTCCGCTCTCGAAATCAGTTTAGAAGATGCTAAAGCGATCGACGCTTCCGCGGAAGTGGGTTCGGTCGTTTCGTTCCGCGAAAAACCCGTGGAACTTTCGAGAATCATCTCCAGCCAAGCGAAGCAGATGGTCTTTCAAAGGCTGAAAGACATGGAGAAGGAACTTCTCTATAACGAGTATAAGGCGAAAGAAGGAGAACTCACACACGGCTATTTCCAAAGATGGAAAAAAGACGCGATGAGCATCGACCTTGGAAAAGTGGAAGGCATCATGCCTCGCCGCGAACAGAACCCGGGTGAAAAATATCACAGCGGGGACAGACTCAAAGCAATCATTCAAAGAGTGGAACTTCGTCCGAGAGAACCGATCCCAGTGATCACACTCTCCAGAGCTTCCGCAGACTTCGTTCGTAAACTTTTCGAAATGGAAATTCCGGAAATCTACGACGGTCTTGTAGAAATCATAAACGTAGCCAGACAACCTTCCATCAGAACGAAAGTTGTGGTGCGCGCGACCCGCGGAGACATCGATCCCGTAGGCGCCTGTGTCGGTATGAAAGGCGTTCGGATTCAATCCATCGTGAGGGAACTCGGCAACGAGAGAATCGACATCGTGGAAGCGTCCGACGACGCGGCGGAATTTATCGCAAACGCGATTTCTCCCGCGAAACCCGTGGAAGTCAAAGTGGACGGCTCGGGGAGAGAGGCTATGGTAGTCGTTCCGGACGATCAACTTTCTCTTGCGATCGGAATCAACGGCTCCAACGTAAAACTCGCCTCGCAGTTGGCGGGTTACAAAATCGATATTAAAACCGTAGCACAGTACAACGCCGAACTTGCGTCGCCGGAAGCGAGAGAAAGACTCGAAAGACTTTTCTATACTCCTTCCGAAGAAGCTAAGGTTCAGGTTGAACAAGAAGAAGAGGACGAAGGATTGACTCCTCTCGAGGATCTTCCCGGTCTCTCAGCCCGTATCGTGGGAATTCTGAAGAGCGAAGGAATCAAAGATCTGGAAACCCTGATCGAATACAGCCAAGACGATCTGGCAAAACTGCAAGGAATCGGACATACGACCGCCGGACAGATTCTCAAATTACTCCGAGAATCCGTGGAATGGGTGGAGGATAACTGA
- the rimP gene encoding ribosome maturation factor RimP — translation MTVSREEISVILEGVLQLPVKLYSLKVNQRPNHSLIEIVLDNLEHSYGSVSLLECEHVSRKLKEELERISPDLDYTLKVSSAGAERKLDLPGDLERFRGIPVRLIFLSEGSENPQEGIFRIVGREGDQVILEKFQKGKKSAGKKQTTLNLKDILKGNLYVSI, via the coding sequence TTGACAGTAAGCAGGGAAGAAATCAGTGTTATTCTGGAAGGCGTCCTGCAATTGCCTGTTAAGCTGTACTCATTAAAGGTCAACCAAAGGCCTAACCACTCGTTGATCGAGATCGTCTTGGACAATCTTGAACATTCGTATGGTTCAGTCAGCCTTCTGGAATGTGAGCATGTTTCCAGAAAACTGAAAGAAGAGTTAGAACGGATCTCACCGGATCTGGATTATACTCTTAAAGTTTCCTCCGCAGGTGCGGAAAGGAAACTTGACCTTCCGGGTGACCTGGAGCGTTTCCGGGGAATACCGGTTCGTCTGATTTTTCTATCCGAAGGATCAGAGAATCCCCAGGAAGGAATTTTTCGGATAGTGGGACGGGAAGGGGATCAGGTGATTCTGGAAAAATTCCAGAAGGGTAAAAAATCTGCCGGAAAAAAGCAGACGACCCTGAACCTCAAGGATATACTGAAAGGGAATCTCTACGTAAGTATTTGA
- a CDS encoding LIC_12708 family protein codes for MRNLHQNSSIYSGKNIRSRNLFLGIVFIGVSILSCTRFKVDNYNSYLYGRIKLGNTLADVQAKILNGVPTNLPQTMPVVSSKIYVPDFEQSLLKVFSTDGELKFILGSIKEKVGDKYKLIAAKIGKIGLVAVNGDEEIYLQSRAGKEEQPKVDPTTEDIFLKKSGTFDTEYREATPSTILHFSDAGKLLNTIYVEGISGNTPFGYIERMETGEDDLLFVFHRQNGDMKLSVYDNGALQRSISASTFSEVISDTETSQVRLETILPHLEGKYAVASFSVFDKKNSRFKSRRIFKYDFETKTATLLKEIQDPSESLYWILKDNNFFIWETETEEESSIRLQVHDDEGNHVNNIRLNYLPPRGLWRETWMDLNDEIYSARIKSGYLEIHKWK; via the coding sequence ATGAGAAATCTTCATCAAAATTCCAGCATTTACTCCGGTAAAAACATCCGGTCTCGAAATCTTTTCTTAGGAATCGTTTTTATCGGCGTTTCGATTCTAAGTTGCACGCGCTTTAAGGTCGATAACTACAATTCTTATCTGTACGGGAGAATCAAGTTAGGCAATACGCTCGCGGACGTTCAGGCTAAAATCTTGAACGGAGTTCCGACCAACCTTCCCCAAACGATGCCGGTCGTTTCGAGTAAGATCTACGTTCCGGATTTCGAACAATCGCTTCTCAAAGTTTTTTCCACCGACGGAGAATTGAAATTCATCTTAGGAAGCATCAAAGAAAAAGTCGGCGACAAATACAAATTGATCGCGGCTAAGATCGGAAAGATCGGGCTCGTGGCGGTCAACGGCGACGAAGAGATTTATCTTCAATCCAGAGCCGGTAAAGAAGAACAGCCGAAAGTCGATCCGACCACGGAAGATATTTTTTTAAAGAAAAGCGGAACCTTCGATACGGAATATAGGGAAGCGACTCCGTCCACCATTCTCCATTTTTCGGACGCGGGAAAACTTTTGAACACGATCTACGTGGAAGGAATTTCGGGAAACACTCCTTTCGGTTATATAGAAAGAATGGAAACCGGAGAAGACGATCTTTTGTTCGTGTTTCACAGACAAAACGGAGACATGAAACTTTCCGTTTACGACAACGGAGCTTTGCAAAGATCGATAAGCGCGTCCACGTTTTCGGAAGTGATCTCCGATACGGAAACTTCCCAAGTTAGATTGGAAACCATTCTTCCCCATCTCGAAGGAAAATACGCGGTCGCGTCTTTCAGCGTTTTTGATAAGAAGAATTCCAGATTCAAATCGCGCAGGATTTTCAAATACGATTTCGAAACCAAAACCGCTACGCTTTTGAAGGAGATCCAGGATCCTTCCGAATCCTTGTATTGGATATTAAAAGATAATAATTTCTTTATATGGGAAACCGAGACCGAAGAGGAAAGTTCGATCCGTCTTCAGGTGCACGACGACGAAGGAAACCACGTAAACAACATCCGTCTGAACTATCTTCCGCCGAGAGGACTCTGGCGCGAAACCTGGATGGATCTGAACGACGAAATTTATTCCGCAAGAATCAAATCGGGCTACCTGGAAATCCATAAATGGAAATAA
- a CDS encoding bifunctional ADP-dependent NAD(P)H-hydrate dehydratase/NAD(P)H-hydrate epimerase encodes MEIRFFEYSESLFDDQESGVLDRKTISNSGISGSHFMGFAAHSIYQKYRKKILTYDRVYILCGNGNNGGDGLALAFFLIQEGIRPLVYLKEGTLSKESETYKKAFLNCGGEILPLENFLTSEPPLENERIFCVDALLGTGFRFPLRSPLDKILSKIKSSREKNPKKVFVLSLDVVSGFQEDSESPFPVDALAEIGMRKWKNRFLPSKTKISFHRIGFPTSSTNKTLWKKIPQSILSKTLTRKEDSHKYKNGSLVIVGGSQGMTGAALSSLLAFHELGGGISLLLTPSEKTVRSVLKKDPSLMVNSIPDSSQILSIPFAQKTSGFLLGPGLKTEECPVFSLPEDKFCVIDAGAISAYKNLVLHENVLMTPHTGELEVLLNSKIRSVDQGLSLAKEYSKNFKLNLLWKRHSSFLINPSGNVFLWNRPEPKLAVMGTGDLLAGIVSFFLSRRFTISQAVQLSFSLLTEAAKKSKGFPTASEIRKLLTKGGN; translated from the coding sequence ATGGAAATAAGGTTTTTCGAATATTCAGAATCCCTGTTTGACGATCAGGAAAGCGGGGTTCTGGATCGAAAAACGATTTCAAACTCGGGAATCTCCGGTTCCCACTTCATGGGCTTTGCGGCCCATTCGATTTATCAAAAATACAGAAAAAAAATTCTTACCTACGACCGCGTCTACATTCTTTGCGGAAACGGAAACAACGGAGGGGACGGACTCGCCCTCGCCTTTTTTTTGATTCAGGAAGGAATTCGTCCCTTGGTTTATCTCAAAGAAGGAACCTTGTCGAAAGAATCGGAAACGTATAAAAAGGCGTTTTTAAATTGCGGAGGAGAAATTCTTCCCTTGGAGAATTTTTTGACGAGCGAACCTCCTCTCGAAAACGAAAGAATCTTTTGTGTGGACGCGCTACTCGGAACCGGTTTTCGTTTTCCGCTTCGAAGTCCTTTGGATAAAATTCTTTCCAAAATCAAATCGAGCCGAGAAAAAAATCCGAAGAAGGTTTTTGTTCTTAGTTTGGACGTCGTCTCCGGTTTTCAGGAAGATTCGGAATCTCCCTTTCCGGTCGACGCGTTAGCCGAAATCGGAATGAGAAAGTGGAAAAACCGTTTTCTTCCGAGCAAAACCAAGATCAGTTTTCATAGGATCGGATTTCCGACCTCGTCCACGAACAAAACTCTGTGGAAAAAAATTCCGCAATCGATTCTTTCCAAGACGTTGACGCGAAAGGAAGATTCTCACAAATACAAAAACGGTTCTCTCGTGATCGTGGGCGGTTCGCAGGGAATGACGGGCGCGGCGCTTTCGTCCTTACTCGCCTTTCACGAGTTAGGCGGCGGGATCTCCCTTCTTTTGACCCCGTCCGAAAAAACGGTTCGATCCGTTTTAAAAAAGGATCCGTCCTTGATGGTGAACTCGATCCCGGATTCTTCCCAAATTCTTTCGATTCCTTTCGCGCAAAAAACGTCCGGTTTTCTTTTGGGTCCCGGTTTAAAAACGGAAGAATGTCCGGTTTTTTCTTTGCCCGAAGATAAGTTTTGTGTGATCGACGCCGGTGCGATTTCCGCTTATAAGAATCTTGTTCTTCATGAAAACGTTTTAATGACTCCCCATACGGGAGAATTGGAAGTCCTTTTAAATTCTAAGATTCGATCCGTCGATCAAGGACTTTCGCTCGCAAAAGAATATTCAAAAAACTTTAAGTTAAACCTTCTCTGGAAAAGACATTCCTCTTTTCTAATCAATCCGAGCGGAAACGTTTTTCTTTGGAATCGACCCGAGCCGAAACTCGCCGTGATGGGAACCGGCGATCTTTTGGCGGGAATCGTTTCCTTTTTTCTTTCCAGACGTTTTACGATTTCGCAAGCGGTTCAACTTTCGTTTTCCTTACTGACAGAAGCGGCAAAAAAATCAAAAGGCTTTCCAACTGCTTCGGAAATCCGTAAACTATTGACAAAGGGAGGAAATTGA